AATCCCCGCCCTCTTCCCCCGGACCCGGGTGCTGGGCATCGGGGTGGGGGACGACCCGGGGGAGGTCCGGGAGAAGGTGGGACATCTCCGGGACGCCTTGGGGGAGCTTCTTTCTCTACCCCCTCTGGACGACCGCACCCTGGACGAGGCCTTCTGTTTCGACTACGGCTTCGGGGCCTACGGAACCCTGGCGGGCCCGGTGATGGACCTGATCCGGGAGGTGGGCTCCCGGGAAGGGTTCTTCCTGGACCCGGTGTACACCGGCAAGGCCTTCTACGGCCTGCTGGACCGCATCCGCCGGGGGATCGTCCCCCTGGCCTCCCGGGTGCTCTTCCTCCACACCGGGGGCCTGTCGGGGCTCTTCCAGTACGAGGAGGAGGTGCACCGCCACCTGGCGGGGACGGACTAGGTTCTGTCCGCAATTGCCCTGAGAATTCGCAAACTGGGTTTCTTGAGCCCCCAGGGCCTGTTTGCTTTCTTATCCAGAGGGGACACGGGGCGATCCGAACCCAGGCTAGATAGGGTTGAGCCAATTTGTCGTATCGGGTTGCGACCCGGTACGACAAGCTGGCTCGAAAGACCCTGGTCAGGACGCTCCACGCTTCCTGCCTGCGACGGATCCCACGGGAAACAGGACCTAAGAAGCGGGAGCCTCCCCTTTGGCCTCCCGCCCCTCCCTCAGGTAGGCGTAGATGGTGTACTTGGTCTTGCCCATCTCCCGGGCCAGCACCTCCACCGCCCCCTTGAGGAGGAAGAAGCCCCGGGCCTGGAGACGGCGAACCGCCTCCACCTTCTCCCCCCGGGAAAGGGCCGCCAGGGGGCGCCCCGCCCAGATCCGCACCTCCCCCAGGGTCTCCTCCACCAGGTCGTCCAGGTCCCGGGAAAACCGCTCCCGAACCGCCCCCGGGCGGATCTCCTCCATCTCCACCCGGAACAGGTCGTCCAGCATCTCCCGAGCGGCCTGGTACTTGCTGGCGTCCATGTTGATGCACAGAAAGCCGATGATCCGCCCCTCCCCGTCCCGGAGGAACACCACCCCGCACTTGAGGAGCCGGCCGTCCTGGGTGCGGGCCAGGTAGTTGAAGACCCCGTCCTTGTCCCGGTATTCGTCGGCGGTGAGCATGAGCAGGCCGAAGTCCGTCATGGGACACCCCACCCCCCGACCGGTGACGTGGCCGTTCTCGCAGGCCACGATGGAGTGGTCCGGCTGGGACACGTCGTGGAGGAGCACCTCGCAGTGCTTCCCCAGGATGGCCGCCAGACCCCGCACCAGGGGGAAGTAGGGCTTCAGCAGGGGGTGGATCTTCTGGGATTCCATGGATTCGTCGACCTCCCGGAGACGGGGATGAAAGCGCCCCCATCCTAAGGGGCGCCCGTGGGCAGGACAAGGCCCCGGGGAAGGCCGGGGCCGCGAGGGGACGGGGGGTCAGCTCCCCAGGATGCGGAAGCCCTCGGGCAGGGGATCCTCCGGATCCAGGACGATCTGGTTGAACCCCATGATGTGGGCGGTTCCGGAGATCTCCGGGATCACCGCGGGACGCCCCGCCACCACGGTCTCCTCCGCCACCCGCCCCTGGAACACCGTGTCGATGATGCTGTGGTTCTCCAGGATCTGATCCTTCCGCAGAACCCCCCGGGCGAAGAGCTGGGCCACCCGGGCGGAGGTGCCGGTGCCGCAGGGGGAACGGTCCACCTCCGCGTCGGCGAAGACGCAGATGTTCCGGCTCACCAGGCGATCCCCCCGGTCCTGGGGCGGGGTGGTGAGGATGGTGCCGTAGATGCCGTGAAGCCCCTTCTCCAGGGGGTGTTCGATGGAACGCATCTCCATCACCTTGTGCTTGATCTCCATGCCCCGACGCACCAGGGCCTCGACCTGCTCGGGCACCACGTCCAGCCCCAGCTGCGCCGCATCCAGGAAGACGTAGAAGGCCCCGCCGTACACCACGTCGGCGGTCACCTCCCCGATCCCCTCCACGGGGACCCGAAGGCCCTCCAGGTGCACGAAGGAGGGGACGTTGAGGAAGGAGACCCGTTTCACCCGTCCCCCCTCGCAGAGGGAGGTGGAGGTGACCCGCCCGGCGGGGGAGTCGATGCGCAGCACGTTGGGGCCGTCCTGGGGAACCACCATCCCCGTCTCCAGAGCCACCTTGGACACCCCGATGATGCCGTGCCCGCACATGGTGCTCAACCCCTCGTTGTGGGTGAAGAGGACCCCGAAGTCCCCGTCCTCCGTCACCGGCTTGGTGAGGATGCAGCCGTACATGCCGCTGTGCCCCCGGGGTTCCAGCATGAGGAGTTTGCGCAGGTGGTCCAGGTGCTCCACCACGTAGGCCCGCTTCTCCAGGATGGTGTTCCCCGGAATGGGGGGAAAGCCGGAGGTGACGATCCGCAGGGGCTCCCCCACGGTGTGGGCGTCGATGCAGGTGATGACGTTTTGAAACTGGATCATCTCGTGGATCCCTCCCGATGGACGTTCTGGCGGTCCCGGTCCCCCAGGACCGGACGCACTCTTCTTGTACGTTCCATCAATTTTTTTGTCAACCAGCCCCCACCGATAGCGGGGTGTACTCGAAAAACGCCGATCAACACCGGGCCAGACTCAGGAGACACTCCGAGACAACCTAACGGACGCCAGAGATTTGACACTTTTTTGGTGATGCCCTAGGATTTTGCCGGACCCCCTCCCGGGGGCACCCCGCAAACCAAGGAGGCGTCGTCATGCTCTACCTGGACCCGAAGGCCCTGCTCGCCGCCGCTACCCTGCCGGAGCTGATGGACCGCATGGAACAAGCCCTGCTGGCGGAGGAGGAGGGAAAGGCCATCCTTCCCCTGCGCACCAGCGTCTTCCAGGGAGAGGACACCCTGATGCTCATGCCCTGTCTGGAGGAACGGACCTGGGGGCTGAAGATCCTCACTCTGAAGCCCGGCAACCCCGCCCAGGGGCGTCCCTATATCGACGGGCTGGTGGTGCTCTTCGACGGGGGCACCGGGGCTCCCTCCGCCCTCATGGACGGCAAGCTGCTCACGTCCCTGCGCACCGGGGCCATCGGGGGGCTGGGGATCCGGCACCTGTCGAAGCCGGACACCCGCTCCCTGGGATTGGTGGGCGCGGGGGTGCAGGGGTTCTGGCAGGCCCGGTTCGGCTGCGCCGCCCGGGACATCCGGGAGGTGTGGGTGCTGGACGCCTTCCCGGAGAAGCTGCCCCCCTTCCTGGACCGGCTGGGACAGGCCCTGCCGGGGGTGCAGGTGCGAGCCGCCCGCAGCGCGGAGGAGCTTCTGGAGCGCACCGAGGCGGTGATGAGCGCCACCAACGCCTCCGTGCCCCTCTACCCGGAGGACCCGGACCGGCTGCGGGGACACTGTTTCGTGGCCATCGGGTCCTACCGGCCGGACATGCACGAGGTCCCCGACGCCCTCTTCGGCCTGCTGGACCGGGTCTACGTGGACACCCTCCACGCCCTGGAGGAGACGGGGGACCTGACGGGACCCCTGGAGAGGGGGATCCTGCGGCGGGAGGATGTGCGCCCCCTGGCGGACCTGCTGCGGGAACCCCGCCCCGCCCCGGAGACGGGATTCTACAAGTCCGTGGGGGGAGCCCTCTTCGACCTCCACGCGGCGGACCTCCTGGCACAGACCGCCCGGGCCAAGGGCCTGGGGACGGAGCTGCCCCAGTAGCCCCTCCCCACCCGCGACGCCCAGGGGGGACCCCAGGTGGGGTCCCCCCTGCACTGCCTGCGCCGGGCCTGGGGGACGGGACACTCAGATCAGGCCGAAGAAACGCTCGAAGAACGCCCCCAGCTTCTCCAGCACCCTCTGTTTCTTCAGCCCATGGCTGCCGTTTTTGTCGAAGCGGGAAAGGGGCGGGAGGATCTTCGTGATCGCCGTGCCCGTGACGGAGATCTCCCCGTCTCGGAAGGCCGCCTCCACGAACGCTCTCGTCTCGTCGGCCCGAAGCCCCTCCTCGGCGATGATCCGGTCCAGCTCCTGGGCCTTGCGGGCCGAGATGAAGGCGATCCACTCCTCGTCCACCTTGGCCTTGGCGGAGAGGGCGTCCACGAACTGTTCGATCAGGTCCTTCTTGTTCCGCAGGGACGGGCTGGCATCCACCGCCCCGTGGATGGCGATCCGGATCTCCTTGTCCTCCCCGGAGCCCTTCTTTTCCAGATACCTCGCCACCAGCATCAGGATGTAATCGACCCCGATCTCCACCTGCTTGATCAGCTCGATCTCGAACACCACGTCGTCGTTGATCCGCTCCTTCTCCCCGTCCCCCGCCCCCCGCATGTGGGCGTGCAGGTCCAGATACAGGCTCTGGTAATCCTGGAAAGCCCGAGGGGACAACAGCTCGTTCCCCTGAAAGTCGTCGAAGGCCACCAGAATGTTCTTCAGCCGCAGGATCGCGCCGAAGAGCCCGACGAAGGCCCTCTGCTGCTCCTCCCCCACCGGAGGCCGATCCGGGGGGAACTCCTCCGTCAGCTCCTCCACCCGTTTTTTGTACTCTTCGTAGTACTCCCCATAGGGCTTCAACAGCACGACTCCCCGGGCGTCCCGGTTGCCGAACAGGGCCAGGGCGTCGTTGGTGGCCTGCTCCAGATCGCGGAAGGAAACGATGTTGCCGTAGGTCTTCACCGAATTGAGGATGCGGTTGGTGCGCGAGAACGCCTGGATCAGCCCGTGGGCGCGCAGATTCTTGTCCACCCAGAGAGTGTTGAGGGTGGTGGCGTCGAACCCGGTGAGGAACATGTCCACCACGATCACCAGGTCCAGGTCCCCCTGCTTCAGGCGCAGCGACAGGTCCTTGTAGTAGTTCTGGAACCGGTCGTTCGACGTGTCGTAGCTCGTGCCGAAGAGGGCGTTGTAGTCCCGGATCGCCCCCTCCAGGAAGTCCCGGGAGCACGAGTCCAGCCCGTCGGTCTCGAAAGCCTCCTCCCGCAACAGCCCATCCCCTTCCTCCTCGTTGGGGGCGAAGCTGTAGATCAGGCCCACCTTGAGACGCTGCGGGAGGGGCAGGTCCCTTTGCTGTTCCGCAAACGCCGCATAGTAGCGTTTGGCCGCCTCGATGGAGGAGGTGGCTAACAGGGAGTTGAACCCCCTCCGCATCCGATCCTTCACGCGGTAGGAGACGGCGCGATGGGTCTTCTGGTCGAAGTGCTCCCGGATGTAGCCCACCACCTGGGCGATGCGCTCCGGGGCCAGCAGGGCCCGTTCCGTGTCGATGGCCGAAACCTGTTTGTCCCGGATGACCGGAGCCGTCCGGAGGGTGTTGATGGTGTCGATGCGGAAGGGCAGCACGTTCTTGTCGCCGATGGCGTCCACGATGGTGTAGGTGTGCAGCCTGTCCCCGAAGGTCTGTTCGGTGGTGCGGCGCAGCGGGTTGCCCCCCGCTCCCGCGTTGTCCGGGAAGATGGGGGTGCCCGTGAACCCGAACAGATGATAGCGCCGGAACGCCCGGGTGATCTCGCCGTGCATGTCCCCGAACTGGCTGCGGTGGCATTCGTCGAAGATCACCACCACATGGGCGTCGTAGACCGGATGCCTTTTGTTCTTCCCCACGAAACGGCTGAGCTTCTGGATGGTGGTGATGAGGAGGCGGGCGTTCGGGTCCTCCAGCTGCCTCTGCAGCACCGCCGTGGAGGCGTTGGAGTTGGCCGCCCCCTTCTCGAAGCGCTCGTACTCCACCATGGTCTGGTAGTCCAGGTCCTTGCGGTCCACCACGAAGAGCACCTTGTCCACACCTTCCAGCCCCAGGGCCAGCTGCGCCGTCTTGAAGCTGGTCAGCGTCTTCCCCGATCCGGTGGTGTGCCAGATGTACCCCCCCGCTTCGGCCTTGCCCCACTGTCGGAGGTTCGTGCTCGCGACGATGCGCTGCAGGATCCGCTCCGCCGCCGCGATCTGGTAGGGCCGCATCACCAGGAGCTTGCGATCCGCGTCGAACACGCAGTAGCGGGTCAGGATGTTCAGCAGGGTGTGCCGGGCGAAGAAGGTTCTGGTGAAGCTCATCAGATCCATGATGGGCCGGTTTTTCCCGTCGGCCCACCAGCTGGTGAACGCGAAGCTGTTGGAGGTCCTGCGTCGGCTGCGGCCGTTGCGCCGCTCCGCCAGATGGCCTCCCCGAACCGTGTTGCTGTAGTACTTGGTCAACGTGCCGTTGCTGATGACGAAAAGCTGCACGTACTCGAACAGCCCCGACCCCGCCCAGAAGCTGTCCCGCTGGTAGCGGTCGATCTGATGGAAGGCCTCCCGGAGGTCCACGCCCCGGCGCTTCAGCTCCACGTGCACCAGGGGCAGACCATTCACCAGCACCGTCACGTCGTAGCGGTTGGACCGGGCGCCCTCCGCCTCGTACTGGTTGATCACCTGCAGGCGGTTGTTGTGGATGTCCCCCTTGTCGATCAGGCGGACGTTCTTCTTCTCCTTGCCGCCGTCGCGCACCAGCACCTGCACCGGGTCCTCCTGGATCCGGGCGGTCTTCTCCACGATGCCGTCCTTCTCCCCGGCGATGCGGCCCTTGAAAAAGCGTTCCCACTCCGTATCGGAGAACGTCATGTCGTTGAGCCGCTCCAGCTGGCGGCGCAGGTTGGCGATCAGTTCCGCCTCCGAGGCGATCCGCAGGTACTCGTAGGCCTGGGACTGGAGCTGCTCTAGGAAGGCCCTTTCCAAGGCCGCCTCGGACTGGTAGGCTCCCTCCCGCACCCGGTCGGGGAGGAACTCCGCGACCACGGTGCTCTCCTCGGACAACGCGACGGGTTCGTAGCGGTGGGGGGTGAGGTTTTCGCTCATGATGCCTCCTTGAAGCTCAGCAGCCGATCCCGGTAGTGCTCGTACTGTCGGCGCCGGGCGGCGATCTCGGCGGGAAGGCCGCAGGAAAGGTCGCTCACCAGGGCGTCGAAGGCGTCGAGGATGGCGACGATGCGTTCTTGCTCGGCGAGGGGGGGGACGGGGATGGCGAGCTTGCCCAGGCTTTCCCCGGACAAGCGTTTGACCTTTGCTCGGGCCACAAACTTGTTTTTCTCTGCGTGGAAGGCTGTGGTCTGGAAGTAGTAAGACACGAACTTCGGATTCAGTGAGTGCCGAAATGCAAAGCAATCGTCATGTATCGCCACTTCACCGTCGCCAAGCCATGCCACGGCCTTGCCGACGTCCTCGACGGTCTCCCCAACACCGGCGATCACCACGTCGCCCCGCTTTGCAAATCGCAAGATGGGCATCATGTCCGAACGGACATGCGAGACCGTCGCCGTGGCGGCAACGCCGTACTGTGTGTAGATATCGCCATAGTGAATGCATTCGACCCCATCAGGAGCATAGTCATCCTTGGTAAATCGCCGCCCGCGAAAAAACTCTCCGACCTCGGCCATCGTGGTCCATGAAACGTCCTGATTACCCAAGGCGAACAGCGCATCGCGATAGTGCCGATACTGACGCCGCCGGGCCTCCAGCTCCGCCTCCAGCTCCGCCTCCAGTTGGGTGAAGGCGTCTAGCACCTTCACGATCTCGCGCTGCACCTCCAGCGGCGGGACGGGGATTTTGATTTTTGCAAGGCTCTTTGCCGTGACCTCGATCACCTTTGTGCCTGTTGCGAGCGCTTTCTTTTCGGCGAAGAAGCGCGGTGTCTGCAGATAGTAGGAGAGATATTTCGGGTCTTGATCGTGTTTGAGCACCGTGGCGTGACCACCCGTGACAATCTGAACGTCTCCCAACCAGGCAACTGCCTTGCACACGTCTTCAACGTTTTCGCTGGTATTCGTGATGACCAAATCACCAGGATAAACCTTAATTAATCTTTCCGCTTTCTCATGCGGGATGAAAGAGCGTGTCTCCTTTGCCCAAACCCCATAGTAGGTATAAATCTGACCATAATGAATACATCCAACACCTGAATCCGCGAAGTCGGATTTCGGCATTCCGTTGCCCCGTACCAATTCGCCAAGATCGCCAATGGCCTTGTACTCCACCCCGTCCGGGCACAGCTTGGCGATCAGCTCATCAATCCGGCTCATGGTTTTTATTCCCCGCAATTTTCTTCTGTATTGTCTTCACGGTTTCCATGTAGGCCGTTTCCACCTCCGAAGGAAGCACGACCTGCTGACTCTGATATTTGGCGTATTCGACCTCGGCCTTTTCCAGCGCCTGCCGGTGAGTGACCGTGCCCGCCCCCTTCAAGGCCTTGCCGCCCATGGCCGCAATTAGTTGCTCCAAGTGTGCGAGCCAATCCTTCATATACGTGGGCTCGTGATTCATGGCACGAAACTCGGCGGCATCGAAATAAGCCGAGACCAGGGTGTTTATAGTGGACCCCGAAAAATGGACCAGGAGCTAAGCTAAGTGCGGAGTCGGTCCGAGCCCTGGGCCCCCGAAAGAGAGGGGACACGATGACGGTCAAACGGCAACGACGATCACCGGAGTTCAAGAGCAAGGTGGCCCTGGCGGCGCTCAAAGGGGACAAGACCCTGGCCCAGCTATCCAGCGAGTTCGGCGTCTGTTCCGTCCAGATCAGCCAATGGAAGGCCCAGCTCCTGCAGCAGCTCCCGAACGCCTTCCAGCACCAGGAGCGACCGGTGAGGGCGGAGACCCTGACAGCCCCGTTGTACCAGGAGATCGGTCGGCTCAAGATGGAGCTTGACTGGCTCAAAAAAAAAGCTGGAGTTGACGCTTGAGGCCAAACGAGCCTCCGTGGATCCCCATCACCCCCGGATCAGCATCCGTCGCCAGTGCGACCTCCTGGGCCTGAATCGTTCCAGCTACTACGTCGGAGATTCCTGGGGCACGCAGACGCAGGAGAACCTTGAAATCATGGAGCGCCTCGACCGTCAGTACACCGCCGTGCCCACCTACGGGAGCCGTCGGATGACCGCCTGGTTACGTCGGGAGGGCTACGACGTGAATCGAAAACGCATCCAGCGTCTGATGCAGCTCATGGGTCTCGAAGGCTTGGCCCCCAAGCCGGGCAAGTGCAAGTCTCACCCGGAGCACGAGATCTACCCCTACCTGCTTCGCAGTGTCTCCATTGACAGGCCGAACCAGGTATGGAGCACGGACATCACCTACCTTCCCATGAACAGCGGCTTCCTGTACCTTGTGGCGGTGATCGACTGGCACAGCCGGTACGTCCTGTCCTGGGGACTGTCCAACACCCTGGACGCGACCTTCTGCATCGAAGCTCTGGAAGAGGCCCTGTCCCAGGGGACACCGGAGATATTCAATACCGACCAGGGCAGCCAGTTCACCAGCAAGGCCTTCCTGGGGCCACTGAAGGACCGGGAGATCCGCATCAGCATGGATGGCCGAGGGCGAGCGTTGGACAACATCTTCGTGGAACGTTTCTGGAGGACCTTGAAGTACGAATGGCTCTACCTGAACGACTACCAGGAGGTTCGAGAGCTCAAGTTGGGACTTAGAGAGTATATGAAGTTCTACAACGAGCAACGGCTTCATTCATCGCTGCGCTACCGGACTCCACAGGAAGTGCACTTCACCACCCCGGGTTCCATGGCGGTCTGACCTTAACAAACCTTGCCGCTCCCGTGGTCTTGACATTGGGGTCCACCATAGTTCAGACGCTTGAGTTCGTCTACATTCAGGTAATTTTTGGCAGTGGCAATTTCTGCCCGAGTGGGCTGCTTGCCTCTGAATGACAGCAGCCCCATAAACGGTTTGTCGGCGTCGGCCCGCGCCGCGATGACTTCGGCGGCAGTCTGGCCGTGGGCGGCGTAGTGCAGTTTGTTTTGCACCGTCTTGAAGAAGCTGACGCTGGTTTCTGCCTTCGGATCGTAATCCACGCTGGTGGCGTAGAGATCAAGCACCTGCCTGTAGAGCACCTTTTCGCTGCTGCGGATGTCGCGGATGCGATCGAGCAACTCTTTCCAGTAATACCCGCCGCCGAGGTTCTTGAGACGGACATCGTCCATGGTGAAACCCTTGATCAGGTATTCGCGCAATCGCTCGGTGGCCCAGATGCGAAAGGCCGTGGCAATGTTTGAGCGCACCCGGTAACCCAGCGAAATAACGAGATCCAGGTTGTAGAAGGGCAGCGTTCGGGCAACCTGACGGCTTCCTTCGGTGCGAACCTGTCGGAAATCCCGACAGGTTGCCTCCTGGCTCAACTCCCCCTCTGCGTAGATATGGGCGATGTGCTCGACCACATTGGCACGAGAAGTCTGAAACAAGTCGGCAAGCTGCTGTTGGCTCAGCCACACCGTATCGCCATCAAGCCGCACATCGATCGCGGGCGCATCAGCACGCTGGTAAAGGATGATTTCCCCGCCGGGTTGCTTGCTCATGGCCGCTCTCCTTCCAATTCGCGCTTGATCTTCTTGATGCTGGGCAGGCTGGTCCGCAACGATTCGGGCAAGAAGTCCAGCAGCTTCTTCACGGCGTTTCCCTGGCGTTCCAGCAGACGGGTTTCGATCTGCATCACCAGGACGTTGCGGGACCAGTTGTGTTCCAACGTCTTGAACGCGTAGGCCAACCGTTCCTCCCGAGTCTTGAGCTTCGACAACAGCACCAGATTATGTCCCCAGGGCAATCGTCCAACAGCCTGTTGGACGATTGCCTCCTCCGGCCACGCCTCGGCTGTATTCGGTAATCTAAAAGCCCCCCAGTTCGGGGTCCAATGGTCGTCGAAAAGGCACCCACCCCGCACATGTTCCCCTATCATCCTGCGAAAGGAACGGGCATTCCGGTTCGCAGGGAGGACGAGAGGAGATGTACGGGGTGGTTGACAGGGAGTATATCCGCAAGCAGCACTTCCGGGAAGGTTGGTCCATCCGGAAGATCGCCCGGCAGTTGGGGATGTGCCGCAAGACGGTCCGCAGGCTGTTGGAGGATTCGCAGGTTCCCACCTACACCCTCAAGGAGCCCCGTCCGCGTCCGGTCACGGGGCCCTATCTGGAAGTCATCCGGACCTGGCTTACGGAGGACCTCCAGGCTCCCCGCAAGCAGCGCCATACGGCCCGGCGGGTGTACGACCGGCTGGTGACGGAGAGGGGGTTTGGGGGCAGCGAGTCCATCATCCGCAAGGTCGTTGCGGAGCTGAAAAGAGAGATCGCTCCGAAGAAGGGGTTCCTTCCCCTGGAGGCGGACCCGGGAGAGCAGGCTCAGGTGGATTGGGGGGAGGCGATGGTGCGTCTCGAAGGGGAATCGACGCGGGTGCATCTGTTCTGCATGAGGCTTCGTCGCAGTGGAACTCCCTTCGTCTACGCCTTCCCCGACGAAGGGCTGGAGGCGTTTCTGGCGGGGCACCGTCTGGCCTTCGAGTTCTTCGGCGGGGTTCCCAGGGAGTGCGTTTACGACAACCTCAAGTCGGCGGTCACCAAGGTGCTCCAGGGACCCCACCGGGAGGAGAACCGGCAGTTCTCGGCCCTTCGCGGCCACTACCTCTTCGAGAGCGTCTTCTGCAATCCTCGAAGCGGCCACGAGAAGGGGGCGGTGGAGCACCTGGTGGGGTTTGTCCGCAGGAACGTCCTGGTTCCCGTTCCGGATCTGCCCTCCCTGGAGGAACTCAATCTCTGCCTGGCCCGGTGGTGCGAAAAGCAACGCAGGAGCCGAGGGACCTCCTTCGACGAGGAAGCGACCTGTCTGCTGCCGTTACCGGCGCTGCCCCATCCGTGCGCCCTTCAGACCGTTGCGGTGGTAAGCCCCACATCTCTGGTGCGGTTCGAGGGAAACGTCTACTCCGTTCCCGTGGGCCACGAGGGGGAAGCGGTGAACCTCTCCACCACCTGGGACCGGATCCGCATCTCCCGTAACGGCACCCTCCTGGCGGAACATCCCCGGCTTTCCGGGAAGGGGAAGGCCTCCATGGAGCTGGTCCACGTTCTCCCGTTGCTGCAGTTCAAACCGGGGGCGGTGCGCAACGCGGCGGTTCTCCGGCGCTTGGCGGAACCCTGGCAGAAGGCCCGAACGCTCCTGTGCGCTCAACCGGAGGGCTATCGGGAGTTCTGCGCCATCCTCCTGCTGCACCGGGACCATTCCCTGGAGGTTCTCACGGAAGCCCTGGAGGAGGCCCTTGCCCTCAAGCGGGTCACGGCAGAGACGGTTCGTCAGCTGGTGTGGAACCGAACCCCCTCGGTGGTCCCGGAGGCCTCGGTCCCGGATCCCCTGGCGGAGTTGCCCGCCGGCTGCGCCCCCGACCCGAGCCGCTACGACACCTTGCTGGGGGAGGCGGTGGCATGAGCGGACCGACCCACGACCGGGACACGGCCGTCCAAACCCTCTGCCGGGACCTCAAACTCCCCGGGGTCCTGAGACACTACCGAAACGGCATCGTCCCCACCGACCCCAAGGACTACCTCCAGGAAAGCCTGGAGGCGGAACGGACCTCCCGACGGGAGAAACGGCTGAAGAACCTCCTGAAGGGAGCGAGGCTTCCCTACGCCCGCACCCTTTCGGAGTATGACTTCCTGCGCCTTCCCTCCCTGCCGAAGGAGCAGATCCTGTCCTTGGCCCAGGGGGACTTCCTTCGTCGCCGGGAGAACCTGGTCCTCCTGGGGAACTCGGGCACCGGCAAGACCCATGTGGCCATTGGCGTAGCCGCATCCTGCATCGCCGCAGGCTACGCAGTCCGGTTCACCACCGCCCTGACGCTGGCCCAGGAACTGCTCCTGGCCCAGGACGAACACCGCCTCCCCCGGGTGCTCAAATCCTACGACCGGTATGACCTCGTGGTGGTGGACGAACTGGGTTACCTGGGCCTGGGTCCCGGAGGAGCCCCCCTGTTCCAGTTCTTTGCGGAGCGGTACGAGAGAAAGAGCGTCTGCATCACCACAAACCTGGAGTTCGGCCGTTGGGCCGAGGTCTTCGGGGACGCCACCCTGACGGAGGCCCTCCTGGACCGCCTGACCCACCACGCACACATCTTTGTCTTCAGGGGGGAATCCTATCGGTTTGCTCAGCGCAGCGCCAGGACAATGACCGCCTAGGCGGCATCCATCAGGCAAGGGGGATTGGGGTGGGTCCCTTTTCGAG
The sequence above is drawn from the Aminomonas paucivorans DSM 12260 genome and encodes:
- a CDS encoding IS3 family transposase (programmed frameshift) — translated: MTVKRQRRSPEFKSKVALAALKGDKTLAQLSSEFGVCSVQISQWKAQLLQQLPNAFQHQERPVRAETLTAPLYQEIGRLKMELDWLKKKALELTLEAKRASVDPHHPRISIRRQCDLLGLNRSSYYVGDSWGTQTQENLEIMERLDRQYTAVPTYGSRRMTAWLRREGYDVNRKRIQRLMQLMGLEGLAPKPGKCKSHPEHEIYPYLLRSVSIDRPNQVWSTDITYLPMNSGFLYLVAVIDWHSRYVLSWGLSNTLDATFCIEALEEALSQGTPEIFNTDQGSQFTSKAFLGPLKDREIRISMDGRGRALDNIFVERFWRTLKYEWLYLNDYQEVRELKLGLREYMKFYNEQRLHSSLRYRTPQEVHFTTPGSMAV
- the rhuM gene encoding RhuM family protein, whose translation is MSKQPGGEIILYQRADAPAIDVRLDGDTVWLSQQQLADLFQTSRANVVEHIAHIYAEGELSQEATCRDFRQVRTEGSRQVARTLPFYNLDLVISLGYRVRSNIATAFRIWATERLREYLIKGFTMDDVRLKNLGGGYYWKELLDRIRDIRSSEKVLYRQVLDLYATSVDYDPKAETSVSFFKTVQNKLHYAAHGQTAAEVIAARADADKPFMGLLSFRGKQPTRAEIATAKNYLNVDELKRLNYGGPQCQDHGSGKVC
- a CDS encoding DUF1016 N-terminal domain-containing protein, which translates into the protein MIGEHVRGGCLFDDHWTPNWGAFRLPNTAEAWPEEAIVQQAVGRLPWGHNLVLLSKLKTREERLAYAFKTLEHNWSRNVLVMQIETRLLERQGNAVKKLLDFLPESLRTSLPSIKKIKRELEGERP
- the istA gene encoding IS21 family transposase — encoded protein: MYGVVDREYIRKQHFREGWSIRKIARQLGMCRKTVRRLLEDSQVPTYTLKEPRPRPVTGPYLEVIRTWLTEDLQAPRKQRHTARRVYDRLVTERGFGGSESIIRKVVAELKREIAPKKGFLPLEADPGEQAQVDWGEAMVRLEGESTRVHLFCMRLRRSGTPFVYAFPDEGLEAFLAGHRLAFEFFGGVPRECVYDNLKSAVTKVLQGPHREENRQFSALRGHYLFESVFCNPRSGHEKGAVEHLVGFVRRNVLVPVPDLPSLEELNLCLARWCEKQRRSRGTSFDEEATCLLPLPALPHPCALQTVAVVSPTSLVRFEGNVYSVPVGHEGEAVNLSTTWDRIRISRNGTLLAEHPRLSGKGKASMELVHVLPLLQFKPGAVRNAAVLRRLAEPWQKARTLLCAQPEGYREFCAILLLHRDHSLEVLTEALEEALALKRVTAETVRQLVWNRTPSVVPEASVPDPLAELPAGCAPDPSRYDTLLGEAVA
- the istB gene encoding IS21-like element helper ATPase IstB, with translation MSGPTHDRDTAVQTLCRDLKLPGVLRHYRNGIVPTDPKDYLQESLEAERTSRREKRLKNLLKGARLPYARTLSEYDFLRLPSLPKEQILSLAQGDFLRRRENLVLLGNSGTGKTHVAIGVAASCIAAGYAVRFTTALTLAQELLLAQDEHRLPRVLKSYDRYDLVVVDELGYLGLGPGGAPLFQFFAERYERKSVCITTNLEFGRWAEVFGDATLTEALLDRLTHHAHIFVFRGESYRFAQRSARTMTA